The following coding sequences are from one Methanosarcina sp. WWM596 window:
- a CDS encoding DHH family phosphoesterase: protein MANSSKDVDSSLKSTVKPRYLILGSGSIGFALAKELRESNKLVIIVDNDEAKVETLREEGFETILGDISDPELVNSIDLKNVVAILFLSSNNEANRKGIENFKKVVNPDIQIFSRASDIINKEKMEGLGSDHVFMPSKLVASSLSRSLERAESVHRGNRLARWLKGIREKKLAIVIHDNPDPDAISSGLALKEIAKSLGVEANILYHGRIGHQENKAFVNLLGIDLGKMEEHDLKNFDEIALIDCSIPGVNNMVPLNSYVGIVIDHHPPGETEIKADYIDIRPNFGATATIMTKYLQQLNINISKTLATALLYGIRTDTQDFKRKTDPADLSAASYLYPLSNHGILDQLEQPSMAIETLEVLGEAIRNRQVLGSYLLSNVGNIRDRDTLPQAADYLLSLEGISTTVVFGVTEERIFISGRSNDIRVNLGEIMRQAFGEDAGGHANAAGAQIPLGVFSSTKDRQTLLRLVNEAVVKRFLSAVGVESTGE, encoded by the coding sequence TTGGCTAATTCTTCAAAAGATGTGGATAGCAGCCTTAAGAGCACAGTTAAACCCAGGTACCTTATTCTGGGTAGCGGTAGTATTGGTTTTGCGCTTGCAAAAGAGCTCAGGGAAAGCAATAAGCTTGTAATCATTGTAGATAACGACGAAGCCAAGGTTGAGACTCTCAGAGAAGAAGGCTTTGAAACCATTCTTGGAGATATCTCTGACCCCGAGCTCGTTAATAGTATTGACCTTAAAAATGTCGTTGCAATACTCTTCCTGAGTTCCAATAATGAGGCTAACAGGAAAGGAATTGAAAACTTTAAAAAAGTAGTAAACCCGGATATCCAGATATTTTCCCGCGCCTCGGATATCATCAATAAAGAAAAGATGGAAGGGCTGGGTTCCGATCACGTTTTTATGCCCTCCAAGCTTGTTGCCAGCTCCCTTTCCCGTTCCCTTGAGAGAGCGGAGTCAGTCCACAGGGGCAACAGGCTTGCCAGATGGCTGAAAGGGATCAGGGAGAAAAAACTTGCTATCGTAATCCACGACAACCCTGACCCGGATGCGATATCCAGTGGGCTTGCTTTAAAGGAAATTGCAAAAAGCCTTGGGGTTGAGGCAAATATCCTCTACCACGGAAGGATCGGACATCAGGAAAACAAGGCTTTTGTAAACCTTCTCGGGATTGACCTTGGCAAGATGGAAGAGCATGACTTGAAGAACTTTGATGAAATTGCTCTGATAGACTGCTCAATCCCCGGTGTTAATAATATGGTTCCCCTTAACTCATATGTAGGCATCGTGATAGATCACCACCCACCCGGAGAAACCGAGATAAAAGCTGATTACATAGACATCCGGCCTAACTTCGGAGCAACAGCTACTATCATGACAAAGTACCTGCAGCAGCTAAATATCAATATATCGAAGACTCTCGCAACGGCTTTACTTTATGGAATCAGGACTGACACGCAGGACTTCAAGCGGAAAACTGACCCTGCAGATCTCTCAGCTGCTTCTTACCTCTATCCACTTTCGAATCATGGGATACTGGACCAGCTAGAGCAGCCTTCGATGGCTATTGAGACTCTTGAGGTGCTCGGGGAAGCCATCAGAAACCGTCAGGTACTCGGGAGTTACCTTCTCTCAAATGTAGGGAACATCCGCGATAGGGATACTCTTCCTCAGGCTGCAGATTACCTCCTGAGCCTTGAAGGAATCTCCACAACTGTTGTCTTTGGGGTCACTGAGGAACGCATCTTTATCTCGGGGCGCAGCAACGATATAAGGGTCAACCTGGGAGAGATTATGCGCCAGGCCTTTGGAGAAGATGCCGGGGGGCATGC